In the genome of Lysobacter sp. BMK333-48F3, the window CTGCGCGACGGCCCGATCATAGGGGGGCGGCCGCGGCCGCACAAACGCACACAGGACGCCGCCGCAGCGGCACCGCGGGGGCCGCGCTCAGGCGGCCGGGCGGTCCAGGGTCGCGGCCAGGGCGGCGCGCCAGTGCGGCACGTCCAGGCCGTACTCGTCCCGCAGGCGGCCGCTGTCGAGCACCGAGTAGGCCGGGCGACGGGCCGGCGTCGGGTAGTCGGCGGTGGCGATCGGCTCGACCCGTGGCTGCCGCGCGATCAGCCCGCGCGCCAAAGCTTCTTCGAAGATCGCCTCGGCGAAACCGTGCCAGCTGGTCTGGCCGCCGGCGACCAGGTGGCGCACGCCGGATTGCTTCAAGCCCTGGCGCAGCACCTGCGCCGCGGCATCGGCCAGCAGCCAGGCCGGGGTCGGCGAACCGTGCTGGTCGGCGACCACGCGCAATTCCTCGCGCTCGCCGCCCAGGCGCAGCATGGTGCGCAGGAAGTTGTGCCCACGCGTGGCGTAGACCCAGGCGGTGCGCAGGATCAGATGGTCGGC includes:
- the rfbD gene encoding dTDP-4-dehydrorhamnose reductase; this encodes MRLLLLGGDGQVGHELRRSLAPLGEVVTTTRSGRLAEDGSACETLDLAQPDAIEPLLRRVRPDHVINATAYTAVDRAENERELAFVVNAGAPERLAQLCAADGIGLIHYSTDYVFDGSGTRPYLETDPTGPISAYGESKLAGEEAIRASGADHLILRTAWVYATRGHNFLRTMLRLGGEREELRVVADQHGSPTPAWLLADAAAQVLRQGLKQSGVRHLVAGGQTSWHGFAEAIFEEALARGLIARQPRVEPIATADYPTPARRPAYSVLDSGRLRDEYGLDVPHWRAALAATLDRPAA